Proteins encoded by one window of Bryobacteraceae bacterium:
- a CDS encoding serine/threonine-protein kinase: MDAARWNRAQEIFHRAAELAAAHRAAFVEAECGDDIALRDEVIALLEEDGRHTSVLGHGPAELARDLLGSGGSTTRMVGPYRVLSLIGRGGMGVVYLGEHDELGRHAAIKLLPDAWISATRRERFAEEQRALSRLTHPYIASLYDAGVLEDGTPWFAMEFVDGKPLAESCGGAEAATRLRLFKQVCEAVQYAHGQAILHRDLKPSNILVDGSGNARLLDFGIAKRLTEEQPADGHTRTGLAMMTPAYAAPEQLRGEPATVRSDVYSLGAILWELLAGEPLFDVAGKAPADALATILSGATRAPSSGADRARGPSKANWADLDVIALKALHQEPGRRYGSAEAILRDIDRYLRNEPLEARPDEAWYRMRKFAARHRTPLAAAALAVVALTATVTFFTLRLASARDDALAESARAQRIQQFMLNLFQGGEHNEVPAEDLRVLTLLDRGARDARALSADPAAQADLMNALGEIYSHVGRHDKSAELLEAALALRRTQEPRNPALVAESTQALAVLRQEQGKQEEAEGLAREALELARRELPEQHLRIAAALGTLGQVLTGRGKYPEAIDALEQAQALQPETASGQERGNLLMSLADAQFYAGRYDQTERLSREALDIYRRVYGEGHPRLADPMYNLGEVAIQRGRVAEAESWFRRTLGIHQNYYGEEHPETAASMRALAQAILMQKRFDEAQPLLERSLEIRRKIFGPVHPAVAITMNALGHVATGKHDYATAERMFRGAADAYRAIHGDGHHFVAIALANLSVVYIDRGEYARAEALLRDVLRRYAKVLPADHLEIAIGRVKLGRALVGAGKLEEAERELRMALPVLERTPDSPWVKQARETLEKAAARTVRRPGAGSGSPVP, encoded by the coding sequence ATGGATGCGGCACGCTGGAATCGCGCGCAAGAGATCTTTCACCGAGCCGCCGAACTGGCCGCCGCCCACCGCGCCGCCTTCGTCGAAGCCGAGTGCGGAGACGACATCGCGCTGCGCGACGAAGTGATCGCGCTGCTCGAGGAAGATGGGCGTCACACGTCGGTGCTGGGGCACGGCCCGGCCGAGCTGGCGCGGGATCTGCTCGGAAGCGGCGGAAGCACGACGCGGATGGTGGGGCCATACCGGGTGCTTTCGTTGATCGGGCGCGGCGGGATGGGCGTTGTCTACCTCGGCGAACACGACGAGTTGGGGCGCCACGCGGCGATCAAGCTGCTTCCGGATGCGTGGATCTCGGCGACGCGGCGGGAGCGATTCGCGGAGGAGCAGCGGGCGCTCTCACGATTGACGCATCCGTATATCGCCAGCCTTTACGACGCCGGCGTGCTCGAAGACGGCACGCCGTGGTTCGCGATGGAGTTCGTGGACGGGAAGCCGCTGGCGGAATCGTGCGGCGGCGCGGAGGCGGCCACGCGCCTGCGCCTCTTCAAACAGGTGTGCGAAGCGGTGCAGTACGCGCACGGGCAAGCGATTCTGCATCGCGATCTGAAGCCCTCGAACATTCTCGTGGACGGCTCCGGCAACGCGAGGCTGCTCGATTTCGGGATCGCCAAGCGCCTCACCGAAGAGCAGCCGGCGGACGGGCACACGCGCACGGGGCTCGCGATGATGACGCCGGCCTACGCGGCGCCGGAGCAGTTGCGCGGCGAGCCGGCCACGGTGCGCTCCGACGTCTATTCGCTGGGGGCGATTCTATGGGAACTGCTAGCCGGGGAACCACTGTTCGACGTGGCCGGGAAGGCGCCCGCCGATGCGCTGGCGACGATCCTTTCCGGGGCGACGCGCGCCCCGTCGTCGGGCGCGGACCGGGCGCGGGGGCCCAGCAAAGCGAACTGGGCCGATCTCGACGTAATCGCACTCAAGGCGCTCCATCAGGAGCCGGGGCGACGGTATGGATCGGCCGAGGCTATTCTGCGCGATATCGACCGCTATTTGCGGAACGAACCGCTCGAGGCGCGTCCGGACGAGGCGTGGTACCGGATGCGCAAGTTCGCCGCGCGCCACCGTACTCCGTTGGCGGCGGCGGCGTTGGCGGTGGTGGCGCTTACGGCGACAGTAACGTTCTTCACGTTGCGGCTGGCATCGGCGAGGGACGACGCGCTGGCGGAGTCCGCGCGGGCGCAGCGGATCCAGCAGTTCATGCTGAATCTGTTCCAGGGCGGGGAGCACAACGAGGTTCCGGCCGAGGACCTGCGGGTGCTTACGCTGCTTGACCGGGGCGCGCGGGATGCGCGTGCGCTGTCGGCCGATCCGGCGGCGCAGGCGGACCTGATGAACGCGCTGGGTGAAATCTACAGCCACGTGGGCAGGCACGACAAGTCGGCTGAGTTGCTCGAAGCCGCGCTCGCACTCCGCCGGACTCAGGAGCCGCGGAACCCGGCGCTGGTTGCGGAGTCGACGCAGGCGCTGGCGGTGCTGCGGCAGGAACAGGGGAAGCAGGAGGAGGCCGAGGGGCTGGCCCGCGAGGCGCTGGAGCTGGCTCGCCGCGAGTTACCGGAGCAGCACCTGCGCATCGCCGCGGCATTGGGGACTCTCGGGCAGGTGCTGACCGGGCGGGGCAAGTATCCGGAGGCGATCGACGCATTGGAGCAGGCGCAGGCGCTACAGCCGGAAACCGCCTCCGGGCAGGAGCGGGGCAATCTGCTCATGAGTCTCGCCGACGCGCAGTTCTACGCGGGGCGCTACGATCAGACGGAGCGGCTTAGCAGGGAAGCGCTCGATATCTACCGGCGCGTCTACGGCGAGGGCCATCCGCGGCTGGCCGATCCGATGTACAACCTGGGCGAGGTCGCCATCCAGCGCGGGCGCGTGGCGGAGGCGGAATCCTGGTTCCGGCGGACGTTGGGCATTCATCAGAACTACTACGGAGAGGAGCATCCGGAGACGGCGGCGAGCATGCGGGCGCTGGCGCAAGCGATCCTGATGCAGAAGCGCTTCGACGAAGCGCAGCCGCTGCTCGAACGGTCGCTCGAGATCCGCCGGAAGATTTTCGGACCGGTGCATCCGGCGGTTGCGATCACGATGAACGCACTGGGGCATGTGGCCACCGGAAAGCACGACTATGCGACGGCCGAGCGAATGTTCCGCGGGGCGGCCGATGCCTACCGGGCGATTCACGGCGACGGCCATCACTTCGTGGCCATCGCGCTGGCCAACCTGAGCGTCGTATATATCGATCGCGGGGAGTATGCGCGCGCGGAGGCGCTGCTCCGCGACGTTTTGCGGCGGTACGCAAAGGTGCTGCCGGCGGATCATCTCGAGATCGCGATCGGCCGGGTGAAGCTCGGCCGCGCGCTGGTGGGCGCCGGCAAGCTGGAGGAAGCGGAACGGGAACTGCGGATGGCGCTGCCGGTGCTCGAGCGCACGCCGGATTCGCCATGGGTGAAACAGGCGCGGGAGACGCTCGAGAAGGCGGCGGCGCGGACGGTCAGGCGACCAGGCGCGGGATCAGGCTCACCAGTTCCTTGA
- a CDS encoding TonB-dependent receptor: MFAAALSAQVNKSNLTGIVRDSTGAAAAGVAITLTNIDTGAARNETSDNSGFYRFTLLDRGAYRLEAALTGFKQFRQDGVELKTGETTTIDIALTLGEVAESVTVTGEAALLRTETGALGTTVNQQVINELPLIGRNPYVFLTLSPGIQYTGDPGALNPWDVSGPSSFAASGAEARSEFLLDGIPNMGTSNVSLSPSPDAVQEMRVQTNGFDAEFGHSGAAFVNVSTRSGTNNYHGAAYWYLRNDNLNANTFFNNRIGAVKNEFKQNTYGASFGGPFWLPKVYQGKDRTHYFFNFEGTQIRGNAFARAIVPTELQRAGDFSQTTDRSGRPYTIYDPATTRQEGSAFLRAPFPGNIVPQARFDPVAANAMKFYPLPNTQPSSGDLRNFENPQINGRKWASMASRVDHQISRTQSVFFRYGWNHRTDPSSPFYGECCRPAGNPTGGQDEFARGNIGAGASYTWVVSPRMVFDARMGFTRYFDANIMYGQGFNPTALGFPAAFTGSIAYLNFPRFAMTSGDVENLGAGRVPSSNFINVYNPQLNFHYTAGRHATKWGYRYMVSQQNSFGPNRSAGIFNFGRAFTQGPNATTVAALAGHDFASFLLGTPNSGTADINASPALQSSYHAVYFQDDWKATSRLTLNLGLRVEHENGTSDRFNRGNAGLDFAIASPVEAQAQTNYARSPIPELASLNVKGGLRFLAEDNTPREHLNMPRLLWAPRLGYAYRLTNWMVTRGGYGIFYTPNVVSNYRLDGFSLATQMVTSLDGNLTPFNTLRNPFPNGLVRPPGASAGLLTGVGQSVTAGGASPENFLPNYRHGMNQQFSQGFQFVLPGNLSIQAAYAGSMVQRITVSRNINQYANEFLSLRTRLNARVPNPFAGVITDRTSALSQPTTTVAQLLRPFPQYTGLTQSSLPNGRSWYHSFQLEISKRLSSGLYFGAAYTNSKFLEATGYRNPNDPAPERVISDSDRPQRLVVHGLYELPFGAGKPLLAGAHPVVRKIAEGWQFNWVVTFQGGAPLAFGGAERLFRSENNAYTVNNYFDPTQFVPQQPFTLRYSSTRTADLRAPGINKWDLTVQKSVFVREGISFKVQAELYNAFNRTHFGTPNTTVTSGVNFGRITGLFLQPREVQLSGRFTF, from the coding sequence ATGTTCGCCGCGGCCCTGTCCGCCCAGGTGAACAAGAGCAACCTGACCGGAATCGTCCGCGACTCGACGGGCGCGGCTGCGGCGGGTGTCGCCATCACCCTCACCAACATCGACACCGGCGCGGCGCGCAACGAAACCAGCGACAACTCCGGCTTCTACCGCTTCACGCTCCTTGATCGCGGTGCCTACCGCCTCGAGGCCGCTCTCACCGGCTTCAAGCAATTCCGCCAGGATGGCGTCGAATTGAAAACCGGCGAAACCACCACCATCGACATCGCTCTCACCCTCGGCGAGGTCGCCGAAAGCGTCACGGTCACCGGCGAGGCTGCGCTGCTCCGCACCGAAACCGGCGCGCTCGGCACCACCGTCAACCAGCAGGTGATCAACGAACTCCCTCTCATCGGCCGGAATCCCTACGTCTTCCTCACGCTCTCGCCCGGCATTCAGTACACCGGCGACCCCGGCGCGTTGAATCCGTGGGACGTCTCCGGACCCTCCTCGTTCGCCGCTTCCGGCGCCGAGGCCCGTAGCGAATTCCTGCTCGACGGCATCCCGAACATGGGGACATCGAACGTGTCGCTCTCGCCGTCGCCCGATGCCGTCCAGGAGATGCGCGTCCAAACCAACGGCTTCGACGCCGAGTTCGGCCACTCCGGCGCGGCCTTCGTCAACGTCAGCACCCGCTCCGGCACCAACAACTACCACGGAGCCGCCTACTGGTATCTGCGCAACGATAACCTGAACGCGAATACCTTTTTCAACAACCGCATCGGAGCCGTCAAAAACGAGTTCAAGCAGAACACCTACGGCGCGTCGTTCGGAGGACCCTTCTGGCTTCCGAAGGTCTACCAGGGCAAGGATCGCACGCACTACTTCTTCAACTTCGAAGGAACGCAGATCCGCGGCAACGCCTTCGCCCGGGCGATCGTCCCCACCGAATTGCAGCGCGCCGGGGATTTCTCGCAAACCACGGACCGCTCCGGCCGCCCCTACACCATCTACGATCCGGCCACCACGCGCCAGGAAGGCTCCGCGTTCCTTCGCGCGCCGTTCCCTGGGAACATCGTCCCCCAGGCGCGATTCGATCCGGTAGCGGCGAACGCCATGAAGTTCTACCCCCTTCCGAACACGCAGCCTTCCTCCGGCGATCTGCGCAACTTCGAGAATCCCCAGATCAACGGCCGCAAGTGGGCCAGCATGGCCTCCCGCGTCGACCACCAGATCAGCCGGACGCAATCGGTCTTCTTCCGCTACGGCTGGAATCACCGCACCGATCCCTCGAGCCCGTTCTACGGCGAGTGCTGCCGGCCGGCCGGGAATCCCACCGGGGGCCAGGATGAGTTCGCGCGCGGCAACATCGGCGCCGGCGCCAGCTACACCTGGGTGGTGAGCCCGCGCATGGTCTTCGACGCCCGCATGGGCTTCACCCGCTACTTCGACGCCAACATCATGTATGGCCAGGGATTCAACCCCACCGCGCTCGGATTCCCGGCCGCGTTCACCGGGTCCATCGCCTACCTCAACTTTCCGCGCTTCGCCATGACCTCCGGCGACGTGGAGAACCTGGGCGCCGGCCGCGTGCCGTCGAGCAACTTCATCAACGTCTACAACCCGCAGCTCAACTTCCACTACACCGCCGGCCGCCATGCCACGAAATGGGGCTACCGCTACATGGTGTCGCAGCAGAATTCGTTCGGCCCGAACCGCTCGGCCGGCATCTTCAATTTCGGGCGGGCGTTCACCCAGGGTCCGAACGCGACTACGGTGGCGGCTCTCGCCGGGCACGACTTCGCTTCGTTCCTGCTCGGTACGCCCAACTCCGGCACGGCCGACATCAACGCGTCGCCGGCGCTGCAATCGAGCTATCACGCCGTCTACTTCCAGGACGACTGGAAAGCCACGTCGCGCCTCACCCTCAACCTCGGCCTGCGCGTCGAGCATGAGAACGGAACTTCAGACCGGTTCAACCGCGGCAACGCCGGGCTCGACTTCGCCATCGCCAGTCCCGTCGAAGCCCAGGCCCAGACCAACTACGCCCGCAGCCCGATTCCCGAACTCGCCTCGCTGAACGTGAAAGGCGGGCTCCGCTTCCTGGCCGAAGACAACACGCCCCGCGAGCACCTCAACATGCCGCGCCTGCTGTGGGCGCCCCGCCTGGGCTATGCCTACCGGCTCACCAACTGGATGGTCACTCGCGGCGGCTATGGCATTTTCTACACGCCCAACGTCGTCTCCAACTACCGCCTCGACGGCTTCTCGCTCGCTACGCAGATGGTCACGTCGCTCGACGGCAACCTGACCCCCTTCAACACGTTGCGTAACCCGTTTCCCAATGGCCTGGTGCGGCCTCCGGGCGCCTCGGCCGGGCTGCTCACCGGGGTCGGACAGTCAGTCACCGCGGGCGGCGCCTCGCCCGAAAACTTCCTTCCCAACTACCGGCACGGGATGAACCAGCAGTTCTCCCAGGGCTTCCAGTTCGTCCTGCCCGGGAATCTGTCGATCCAGGCCGCATACGCCGGCAGCATGGTGCAGCGGATCACCGTCTCCCGCAACATCAATCAGTACGCGAACGAATTCCTGAGCCTGCGCACGCGGCTCAACGCGCGCGTCCCGAATCCGTTCGCCGGCGTGATTACGGACCGCACCAGCGCGCTCAGCCAACCCACCACCACCGTGGCGCAGTTGCTGCGGCCGTTTCCGCAGTACACCGGACTCACGCAATCCAGCCTGCCCAACGGGCGTTCCTGGTACCATTCCTTCCAACTCGAAATCAGCAAGCGCCTCTCGAGCGGACTCTACTTCGGCGCCGCCTACACGAACTCGAAGTTTCTCGAAGCCACCGGCTACCGCAACCCTAACGACCCCGCGCCCGAACGCGTCATTTCCGATTCGGACCGGCCGCAGCGGCTCGTGGTTCACGGGCTCTATGAACTGCCCTTCGGCGCCGGCAAGCCGCTGCTCGCCGGCGCCCATCCGGTGGTCCGCAAGATCGCCGAAGGGTGGCAGTTCAACTGGGTGGTGACGTTCCAGGGCGGCGCGCCGCTCGCCTTCGGCGGCGCCGAGCGGCTGTTCCGCTCCGAGAACAACGCCTATACCGTGAACAACTACTTTGATCCGACGCAGTTCGTCCCGCAGCAGCCCTTCACGCTGCGATACTCGTCTACCCGCACGGCCGATCTCCGCGCCCCCGGCATCAACAAGTGGGACCTCACCGTGCAGAAGAGCGTGTTCGTCCGCGAAGGGATCAGCTTCAAGGTCCAGGCCGAGTTGTACAACGCCTTCAACCGGACCCACTTCGGCACGCCCAACACCACCGTCACCAGCGGCGTCAACTTCGGCCGCATCACCGGGCTGTTCCTGCAGCCGCGCGAGGTCCAATTGTCGGGCCGGTTCACCTTCTAG
- a CDS encoding sulfatase-like hydrolase/transferase, with the protein MNRRTFLSAALQPRRRPPNVVFILADDLGYSDLGCYGGVYHSPNLDRLASEGVRFTQFTVAGPICSPSRVGLTTGQFPSRHLIHSFLNSRAANRERGMRDWLDPAAPAVARAFQKAGYATGHFGKWHMGGGRDVGEAPLPQAYGFDESLASFEGLGDRILPPGNLSNQSEKLGRGEIRRVAKHEQTGIYVDRTIDFLDRHRDRPAYVHLWLNDVHDAFEPNPRTLAKYDGVSPNKYVRQYHAVVDDMDRDLGRLLTAIGRMGLEENTIVIFASDNGPTAWPRYYKEGLEPPGDAAGLRGRKWSLYEGGIREPFFIRWKGRIPAGRVNRETILTAVDMFPSICRLTGVDAAAASLDGEDMSAALAGRRKQRRKPIFWEYPRSKKDLRPGLEKDQSPNLAVRDGRWKLLINADGSRAELYDLERDLAESTNVAARNPSIARRLTRQLLAWRESLPVLT; encoded by the coding sequence GTGAACCGGCGCACATTCCTTTCCGCGGCGCTGCAACCCCGGCGCAGACCGCCGAACGTCGTCTTCATTCTCGCCGACGATCTCGGCTACTCGGACCTGGGCTGCTACGGCGGCGTTTATCATTCGCCGAACCTCGACCGGCTGGCGTCGGAAGGCGTGCGGTTCACGCAGTTCACAGTGGCGGGGCCGATCTGTTCTCCTTCGCGCGTAGGGCTCACCACCGGGCAGTTTCCGTCGCGGCACCTGATTCATTCGTTTCTCAACTCGCGGGCGGCGAACCGTGAGCGCGGCATGCGGGACTGGCTCGATCCGGCGGCGCCGGCGGTGGCCCGCGCGTTTCAGAAGGCCGGCTACGCCACGGGACACTTCGGCAAGTGGCACATGGGCGGCGGTCGCGATGTGGGCGAAGCGCCGCTTCCGCAGGCGTACGGTTTCGACGAATCACTGGCGTCGTTCGAAGGGCTGGGCGACCGCATCCTGCCGCCGGGGAATCTCTCGAACCAGAGCGAGAAGCTGGGGCGGGGCGAGATCCGCCGCGTGGCGAAGCACGAGCAGACCGGCATCTACGTGGATCGCACGATCGACTTTCTCGACCGCCACCGCGACCGGCCGGCCTACGTGCATTTGTGGCTGAACGACGTGCACGACGCGTTTGAGCCGAATCCGCGAACGCTCGCCAAATACGACGGTGTTTCGCCGAACAAGTACGTGCGGCAGTATCACGCCGTGGTGGACGATATGGATCGCGACCTGGGCCGGCTGCTGACGGCGATCGGGCGGATGGGGCTCGAGGAGAACACGATCGTGATTTTCGCGAGCGACAACGGGCCCACGGCGTGGCCGCGCTACTACAAAGAGGGCCTGGAGCCGCCGGGAGACGCGGCGGGGTTGCGGGGACGGAAATGGAGCCTTTACGAGGGCGGCATCCGGGAGCCTTTTTTCATCCGCTGGAAGGGGCGGATTCCGGCCGGGCGGGTGAATCGCGAGACGATCCTGACGGCCGTCGATATGTTCCCGAGCATTTGCCGCCTGACAGGGGTCGACGCGGCGGCGGCTTCGCTCGACGGCGAAGACATGTCGGCGGCGCTCGCCGGGCGGCGCAAGCAGCGGCGGAAGCCGATCTTTTGGGAATATCCGCGAAGCAAAAAGGACCTGCGGCCGGGGCTCGAGAAGGACCAGAGCCCGAACCTGGCGGTACGAGACGGACGGTGGAAGCTGCTCATCAACGCCGACGGGAGCCGGGCCGAGTTGTACGATCTCGAGCGGGATCTTGCGGAATCGACGAATGTCGCCGCGCGTAATCCGAGCATCGCCCGGCGGCTCACGCGGCAATTGCTCGCCTGGCGCGAATCGTTGCCGGTGCTTACCTGA
- a CDS encoding sialidase family protein: MAEMQPSRLLFFVFAAAALAEKPFLTGELIFPQEKWHNHGSSIVELPNGDLLTVWYHGSGERTADDVIVEASRLPSGGKTWSPRETIADTPGFPDCNAAALVDSRGQFWLVWPVIVANEWHTAISKLLITAPGDWRGPGVPRRWALSEPLLFIPRNFETKSLEGIERLRKEAGDNERARKQLDELTTHAKDKYFARMGWMPRAHPVELPSGRIIIPLYSDGYSYSLMAITDDFGKTWTTSEPLVSFGGIQPSIARRRDGSLVTYMRDNGPAPKRLMIAESKDHGVTWSAPRDSDLPNPGAGAEVITLRDGNWALIYNDTEKGRHSLAVAISDDEGATWKWKRHLENTEGGSYHYPSLIQAKDGTLHASYSYFDKAGKSIKHAHFNLDWVKQAR; encoded by the coding sequence ATGGCTGAGATGCAGCCATCGCGCCTCCTGTTCTTCGTGTTCGCCGCCGCCGCTCTCGCCGAAAAGCCCTTTCTCACCGGCGAGCTCATTTTCCCCCAGGAGAAGTGGCATAACCACGGCTCGTCGATCGTCGAACTCCCGAACGGCGACCTGCTTACCGTCTGGTATCACGGATCCGGCGAGCGCACGGCCGACGACGTGATTGTCGAGGCCTCGCGTCTGCCTTCAGGCGGCAAGACCTGGTCCCCGCGCGAGACCATCGCCGATACGCCCGGCTTTCCCGATTGCAACGCCGCCGCTCTCGTCGATTCCCGCGGGCAGTTTTGGCTGGTGTGGCCCGTCATCGTCGCCAACGAATGGCACACGGCGATTTCCAAACTCCTCATCACCGCCCCCGGCGATTGGCGCGGCCCCGGAGTCCCCAGGCGCTGGGCTCTTTCCGAACCGCTTCTGTTCATCCCGCGCAACTTTGAAACGAAATCGCTAGAAGGCATCGAGCGCCTGCGCAAGGAGGCCGGCGACAACGAACGCGCCCGGAAACAGCTCGACGAACTCACCACCCACGCCAAGGACAAATACTTCGCGCGCATGGGGTGGATGCCGCGCGCGCATCCGGTGGAGTTGCCCTCCGGCCGGATCATCATCCCGCTCTACTCGGACGGCTACAGCTACTCGCTGATGGCCATCACCGACGACTTTGGCAAGACCTGGACAACCAGCGAACCACTCGTGAGTTTCGGCGGGATCCAACCTTCGATCGCCCGCCGCCGCGACGGATCGCTCGTCACCTACATGCGCGACAACGGACCGGCGCCCAAGCGCCTGATGATCGCCGAGTCCAAGGATCACGGCGTGACATGGTCCGCGCCTCGCGACTCCGACCTGCCCAATCCCGGAGCCGGCGCCGAGGTGATCACCCTCCGCGACGGCAACTGGGCGCTCATCTACAACGACACCGAAAAGGGCCGCCACTCCCTCGCCGTCGCCATCTCGGACGACGAAGGCGCCACGTGGAAATGGAAGCGCCACCTCGAAAACACCGAGGGCGGATCGTATCACTACCCTTCGTTGATCCAGGCCAAAGACGGCACTCTCCACGCCAGCTACAGCTACTTCGACAAGGCGGGCAAGTCGATCAAGCACGCCCACTTCAATCTCGATTGGGTGAAGCAAGCCCGCTGA
- a CDS encoding ECF-type sigma factor — MAQHDPQPPWDWGVPGGPLRRKDVDRLFALAYQELHRMASAVRRGDPAASLSPTALVHEAWLKLAAGEGFGANSELHFKRIAARAMRQLLVEAARRRRAEKRGGGEAVFVTFDEALDAPVVREDEVIALHDALDELERMNPRQAQMVELRFFGGLAVADAAGLLGISEETVHRDWRAARAWLARQVRRGRTAES, encoded by the coding sequence GTGGCACAACACGATCCACAGCCGCCATGGGACTGGGGCGTTCCCGGCGGTCCGCTCCGTCGCAAAGACGTGGACCGTCTGTTCGCGCTGGCCTACCAGGAACTGCACCGTATGGCATCCGCCGTCCGCCGCGGCGACCCCGCGGCATCGCTCAGCCCCACCGCGCTCGTCCACGAGGCGTGGTTGAAGCTGGCCGCCGGCGAGGGGTTCGGGGCAAACTCGGAGCTTCACTTCAAGCGGATCGCGGCGCGGGCGATGCGGCAATTGCTCGTCGAGGCGGCGCGGCGGCGGCGCGCCGAAAAGCGCGGCGGGGGAGAGGCGGTCTTCGTGACGTTCGACGAGGCTCTCGATGCGCCCGTAGTCCGGGAAGACGAGGTGATCGCATTGCACGATGCCCTCGACGAACTGGAGAGGATGAACCCGCGTCAGGCGCAGATGGTGGAGCTCCGGTTCTTCGGCGGACTGGCGGTGGCTGATGCGGCTGGACTGCTCGGAATCTCGGAAGAAACCGTGCATCGCGACTGGCGCGCGGCGCGGGCGTGGCTGGCGCGGCAAGTACGGCGCGGGCGGACGGCCGAGAGTTGA
- a CDS encoding neutral/alkaline non-lysosomal ceramidase N-terminal domain-containing protein, whose amino-acid sequence MRRLFLFLTLAALPAAAAWKAGAAAENISPNEPIWLAGYASRDKPASEVRQEIFAKALAIEDSTGAVSVIVTLDLVGIRRDMAEDIASQVTKDHGIPRERIIFNASHTHSAPVVGSAGNYEYRMGADLEKNRAAIARYTAAVREKIVAAIGRAVRSREAAALSFEQGFAGFAVNRRRVGHREYPGPVDHDVPVLAVKSTAGALKAILFGYACHNTIMADYTIHGDYAGYAQHYLEERHPGAVALFVQGAGADSNPLPRRKPEQLQRYGATLADAVDEVLGKNMKPVEGRLRAAMETVEVRFAPHTKAEFEQRAKSSDERDRRHAERQLAQLAKEGKLIETHPYPIQAWRFGDTFTLTTLAGELVVDYSLRIKSNYGWDTTWVAGYSNDVFGYIPSARVLKEGGYEGGDAFYFGSFPGHFAPDIEDRIWAGVGRAFERTGAAGK is encoded by the coding sequence ATGCGCAGACTCTTTCTCTTCCTGACTCTGGCGGCATTGCCCGCCGCCGCCGCATGGAAGGCCGGCGCGGCCGCCGAGAACATCTCGCCCAATGAACCGATCTGGTTGGCGGGATACGCGTCGCGCGACAAGCCAGCGAGCGAAGTGAGGCAGGAGATTTTCGCGAAGGCGCTGGCGATCGAGGATTCCACCGGCGCGGTGTCGGTGATCGTCACGCTGGACCTGGTGGGGATTCGGCGGGATATGGCCGAAGACATCGCGTCGCAGGTTACGAAGGACCACGGCATTCCGCGGGAGCGGATCATCTTCAACGCGTCGCACACGCATAGCGCTCCGGTGGTGGGCAGCGCGGGCAACTACGAGTACCGGATGGGCGCGGATCTGGAGAAGAACAGGGCGGCGATCGCGCGGTACACGGCGGCGGTGCGCGAGAAGATCGTGGCGGCGATCGGCCGGGCGGTGCGGTCGCGCGAGGCGGCGGCGCTCTCGTTTGAGCAGGGCTTCGCGGGATTCGCGGTGAACCGGCGGCGCGTGGGGCATCGCGAGTATCCGGGGCCGGTGGATCACGACGTGCCAGTGCTGGCGGTGAAATCGACGGCGGGCGCGTTGAAGGCGATCCTGTTCGGCTACGCCTGCCACAACACGATCATGGCGGACTACACGATTCACGGCGACTACGCCGGGTACGCGCAGCACTACCTCGAAGAGCGGCACCCAGGGGCGGTGGCGTTGTTCGTGCAGGGAGCGGGCGCGGATTCAAACCCGCTGCCGCGGCGGAAGCCGGAGCAACTGCAGCGCTACGGCGCGACGCTGGCCGATGCGGTGGACGAGGTGCTCGGAAAAAACATGAAGCCGGTAGAGGGGAGGCTGCGTGCGGCCATGGAAACGGTGGAAGTGCGGTTCGCGCCGCACACCAAGGCGGAGTTCGAGCAGAGGGCGAAATCGAGCGACGAGCGGGACCGCCGGCACGCCGAGCGGCAGCTTGCGCAGCTCGCCAAGGAAGGAAAGCTCATTGAGACGCATCCGTATCCGATTCAGGCGTGGAGGTTCGGAGATACATTCACACTTACGACGCTCGCCGGCGAGTTAGTGGTGGATTATTCGCTGCGGATTAAAAGTAATTATGGTTGGGATACGACGTGGGTGGCCGGTTACTCGAACGATGTTTTTGGTTACATTCCCTCGGCGAGGGTTCTGAAGGAGGGCGGGTACGAGGGCGGCGACGCGTTCTATTTCGGCAGTTTTCCGGGACATTTCGCGCCGGATATCGAAGACCGGATCTGGGCCGGCGTGGGCCGGGCGTTCGAGCGGACGGGCGCGGCGGGCAAGTAG